TCAATTATTACCTTTTTGCCAAAAAACAGTAAGAACCATTGTACAAAAGGGAACGTGTTACGAGTGTAAAAGTCCTCCCAGGTCAATAAATGCCTCATATTCCCAGaacacacatgaaaacatcTAGTGTCCATCCTCTCTAAAAGAAATTCCATACAAACACAAAGTGATCACCATTGCTTGAagatttttatttcatgaatattaaatGTACTTACAgtatgtataaaaaaatatagcAAAAGCCAAAGGCAAGACTATCAGTTCAGGGCAGTATACAGGGATTATCACCAAAAATGTCCTCTGACAACATAAAGAAAAGATCGCCATAAGGGAGACAAAATATGGTCAGtgaatggacaaaaaaaaaaaaagtatgctCTGGCTACAACCCTGAATTGATAGTGATGGATGTCTAAAATTAAATCTTCAGACGTATAATTTGGTGCCTTAAAGTGTCACTTATAGTTAATATATCAAATTGCATACAGTATCTGCGTTTTGTTAATAAGAAACTATAGTAATAGGTATATCTTGAAGATGATCAGTCATACAGAGTGTATATTAGTTGCTATATTAAATTCAAGGGGTTTTGGGAGAATGGGTCCATCCATTTTGAAGCACTCATTTCAGAAATGGTGTGTGTGACAATTTGAATAGGAGGAAAATAACCAAACGTTCAGTGTTAATAGAAGCCTTGTtcgttttgttctttttgtacTTATAGCTTTGCCAATGAGCGACAGTGGCATCACTCAGCGTCTTTGTAAAATTAAGGTGTTTCCTCGTAGCAATGCGGCTGTCCCTCTCCGTTAAACCCCCAGAACAAATGTCTGTTTTTGCAGGACATACAGTACGTTACATTGCAGCGCGCGTTTTTTGCGAGCGTCAGCTTCTCCCACGTTTGCGTGTCGGCGCGCAGTCGGCCTCTTTCCTCTAAGCGTTCTGCATCTCCTTGCCGATCTTGTAGCTGAGGATCTTGTTCCAGTCGATCTTGGTGCGGGTGACTGGCAGCTGTCTGCGTAAAGCTTTGAACGTGGTGTCCGACATGGTCTGATAGTTCTCACTGATGGCCAgctgcaaaacaacaaatacgTGCATGTCTTGCAATATGTGCAATTATTACGATGActattctttatcatttctcCTTGTctatacaatttttttttttatggcttaCAGGCATCCGGTATGTCTTGTATGCTGTGCATggcataataatataataaaagcgCACATACAGGGtcaattcttgtttttttttaactcccaCATACCTGGTATTCATTCTCCGCATCCTCAATAATTTTCACGAGCTCCTTTGCAGTCTGGCTCTCattctgaaaaaacaaatacatttgtggGTTAattgaacaaatgaaaacacagcatACCTATGAAAAACTATAAATAATTGATTACTTTTACTTGACAAAAAATAATCTTTACTATATCGCAGCTTAAAATAGAAGAACTATTACAATGTTCCCATACTTACAGACACGGTCAGGGATTCCTGCACATCCTTATGGCTGACCAGTTGCACATTTCCATCCTCGTAATAATGTACCTGGATATGAGGGAAGAAGAGACACAACagtgaaacaaaaataactaaCAGCAGCGTTAAAACCAAACCAGccaaccccacacacacacacacacacacacacacacacacacacacacacacacacacctgtacttTCAAGACTCCAACCAGCTGTGCTGTAGATTGCGAGACGCTGAACTTCCATTCAGATCGGCAGCAACCATTCCTGGAAACAGAGAACATAAAAGAGAACACTTGAAAACTAACCCCCATAACACACTGCCTGTATGCGGCAGCAAACAGAGTTCTCTCAGGGAATTTGATTAGAGGATTACCAGAAGTTTTTAGGCTCGAATTGATGGCCCTGGATACAAGCGATGATGGTCTGCTGGCCATCAATTGTTTTCCCATAAACCTGCGAGCAGAAGAACAACACGATGAGCGGGTGATTCATTGAGAGTCGTGCTAGATATGGCTGTGCGGACGAGGAGGGCGTTATTACGGTGCAAACGCCACTTTGGTAGTGCTCCTTCACGTAGGCCCTCAGGGCAGATTCGCAGGTGTCCCTCCAAGACTTGAGCGCTGATCCGCCGTCGTGGGGCTGGGGGTCGCTGGCTTCCTTTCTCAGGTGGTCAAACTTGAAGGAGATCTTGTTGTGAGGGTCAAAGAAGCGGCCGTTGCCCAGGTCTCCATGCTCCGTTATCAGGACCTTCAGGGGACAGAGAATCCTGCTTTTTAGTCTTCGAAATGTAGAATTAATTTGGTGGTTTCACTGAGATAAGAAAAGCAATAAGCTTGCCTGATCTTCATATCCAGCAATCTTGGCCAGGGTGAACTGATCCATGTTGTACTGGGCAAAGGCACTAcgtcaaacaaagaaaaaacaaccacaatttGCATGTACATtcgtaaaatattttttttaccacaaaagaaaaaaatgacaatcaTAAAACTTACTGAGCCGCGCCCTCCCTGAGAAGATTATCATTGTTGAGCAGTAGTCGCACAtctgaaaaagataaataaacatgACAAAAGCATTAACGGACtgcgccccacacacacaacaaaacagatGTGATCCTAAATACGTTTGATGCAGATAATGCTCACCATTAAAGACTTCATTGAACTCTCCTGGGGGAGAGTGCATCACAAAGTTAGCTGCAATTCGGACctagaaataaatacaacatgcgtcaatgaaaacattaaaaggagcaaagcacAAATACAATGTGTAACGTATTGGTTTATTTCCCCTCTTGCGCAAAGAAACTGTGTGgtagagcagaaaaaaaacacagacgccTCTCTTCTTGTGCAATTCATCCGCTTTTGAGATTCAGTGAAAAAGAAACCCTGCAAATAGCCACTAGAGCGAAGCAGTGAGCTGTCGTTCTCCGTGAGGTTGTTGGTTCTACTTTGGCCACTCCTTAGATGGCAAACAGGGAATGTCCCCCCCCCATGGTCTTTTCTTAGCAGCCAGAAAGCAAGTGTCAGCATGAGGTGTCACAGCCACAGGGTGAAGACGTTGCTTGTTGATCTCCTAACTGGTCAAACGCAGCAAGGACGGTACAGTTCAAGAGAAGGTGCACAACCCTTCATTTGTGACCGTCCTCCATCCCAACGCCACGTTGTAGCGATGCCGCCTGTCAAGCAGACTGTTATTTAGCCTCCGGGGCCCCCAGCTGGCTTTGACCTACAATGGGCTGCAGTGGGGCCTAACAACGAGTAACCTAATTTGATCGTGctccagaaagaaaaaaaaaagttactccaTTCAGAGCCCAGAAGGGCtcagaccccccacccccaatccTTTCATTTCACCGACTTGTTTACCGGCACTATAAGACGGTCTGTTGCAGTGATGCTCGGAGAAGTTGAATCCTGTCAGCTTGAGGAATGCAAAGCatcacttattttttttctctctttacaaCATGTCTCAgcatgatgggggggggggggggggggggggaagatgagAAACACCCAGCCCCAGAAGCACTGCAGCCACACAGCACACAAGGGTGCGAAAACACAGTTAGTTACACAAGCTAAATACCGGCAAACCGCTGGGAACAAACCCGCGTTTAAGCAGCTGCATTGGGTTTCGTTGGACGGGGTGTGGGTGGCCGATGCGCTGCCATTATCCGCACTGTAAATGCAGGAAGTACAGCTACTTCCTCCCGTTTAGCACCGCCGTTAGCTCGTCGTTTAACTCGTCAGACATCGAACATGAGTCACTTTTAACCGAAAACTCACATACGTAGTTAGATGACttacgttgtgtgtttgttagctGAAAAGAAACAGTTGGCTGTAATTCTGAACTGTCAAAACACAAGCCCGCCTGGCTTTTAGCCACGGCGGCCCCACCAGCCGCCACCTTTTACGGTCTGGCAATTCACGCTAAATAGTAAGTGTCTCACAGAGCACTGTTATTTCCCGAGCCTAGTATTGAGGATAATCGAATAATCACATTAGTAGTGTATGAAGTAATACCTTCTCTTCATCGCTGAGCTCTTCGAAGTCTGCCATCTTGGCTCGATGAAGCGTTAACAAAGCGCCCGTCGACGTTGCCAGGTTTGTGTGACTCCTCCCGTCGCAGAGATCCGCCCGACCGGGGACAGACTGCCCCGCGGCGGGGGATCTCGCCGTCCGTGTTGAATGATGAGTGTGCAATAAATGTTTAAGTACTCAAACATAAATTATAGCTGCAAAAATATCGGTCACAAAGGTGGTATGAAAACGACCAAAAAAAATACCGATGTAACGGTACATATTTTATAACTATTGAATCAGCAACTTGTTCTTGTGTTTGTTAATTCAGTAGTAATTTCAAAATATGTATGGAGAGAATATTTTCTCTccatattttattataataaatgtATATTGTGATAAAATACCATATATTACTTTCACGTACAAATTAAAGCTGGCAAAATACCAACCTGGCAACTACAAGGCGTTCAGGACATGTGGGAAAATATGCGAAAACAACTGGAAAcaactgtgtttgtttgatttttaagACACAGACTATGTCGATGTGAACGCCTTGATTGTCAACTTTTAGAAGTATGCTATTACGTACTTGTATTACGTCTTGCATGTCGATATACAAGCTAATTAAACTATAGAATGTCAAAATTACGATAACTCCGATAATAACTGAAGGCGGCATTAGGCTGACTCacatgtttgaagaaaaaatattGAATTGACTAAATTAGGAATTAGAGGtaatattgaaaatatataataggtcaaaaaatgtaatggaaaaaaagtcatcaaatatttggtcaaaaaatgttttgaaaaaagtcaaaatatattaGGTAAAAActtcttttgaaaaagaaaaaaatgtgtttggtcAAATAATGTTTTGTAAAGAAAGTGGCAATGTATACAGTCGAGAAATTACTTTGAAAATATGTTAGGTCAAAGTGTTTAATGgaaaaattcaaaatataatAGATCAAAAAAAGTTATGAAAAAGACGAAAATCTGTACGAATCTAAATAGATTCgtcatgtaaaaaaagaaacaaatgaggTCAAAAAGGTTAACAAAAAAAGTACGTAGGTAAAGTAAAAGTATGTTATGTCGacaaatgtcatggaaaaatgCACTTTAGCTGGAAGGCTCTTTTTTTCAACGTTCATTTTTACACTCTGAAAGtgtctgcgcgcgtgtgtgtgtgtgtgtgtggggggggggggtccagttcTGGCTAACGATAATTGTTGGGGGTGATTTGATTATACTGTACGTCCTCGTGTGTGGCACAAAATGAAATAGTATCCAAACCACAAGTAGTATTATGCAAGTATTCTGCACAACGCAGCCTCGGAGATGAAAGGCAAGCTACCGTAAAgcagtggtagaagaagaagagagctaCCGTAAAGTAGTAGAAGTAGAAGAGCGGCTTTGTGAGAAGCTAGCCAAGTTGCTAACGTTCGGACCTGTGCGCGACCGTCAGAGTCTGTAAACAGAGATCAAAATTGAATCACTGAAGGTGGGTAAATAGTTGCTATGTTATCCACAATACAACAACATGTTCGGTGATAAACATATTCTCAGCGTATCCATTATATAACCAGTCTCaaaatgctaacgttagctgtttgCTTTTAAGATACCAGATGGCTATGCTAAAGCCAAGTAGCTAACATCAATTGAAGCTGACCTGGCTACGTGACATTTAAAACGTATCCGCGTGAATGTGTAACACGCCGACGTAAAGCGGTGTAGAAGCGTAGCaagtcgtttttttttaaacctttaaaTAACCGCGTAACCGTATTCGCATTCGACCCCCTCTGTCTAACCGGCGCTGTTAGCATGTGGCTCGCCATTTGCAGCGCGAGCGGCGTTCCAATACCCGCATGCCGCCCCGGTTAAGGATCTAAACATCCCATGCTGGACATTTATCCGAGGCAGAAGAGGGTTTACAATTTGCCAAATAACTGTATATAAAAAGCAGCGATGATGTTAGTTTAatctggatggatggattattaTAATTAATGTTCCAACACCTGTAGATAATGAAACCAGATAACGCAACTGTCAAGTGTTTTGCCACGTTTAATTCCAAGGATCTTACTGAATTGGGCACCTGGTAATGATACTCAACAGTTGACTTTTGACTTGGGCTTTTGCAGATAATGGTGTCGTGTCGTCACTAAATGCCCTCATCCAGGAGTGTTATTTGGGGAAAGCAAAGTTACCAATGTTAATAACTGGTTTGATGGATCGATAAACAATGTTGGTTGTATTTAAACAACTTTAAACGACTTTTTTTTCTAATCCTCAtctaattttatttttctctccctttcagaCACTTGGGGTTCTTGAATTATGTGGACACAGAATCCAGGGTGTCAAAGTTCAACCTAAGGTATGTAAAGGGTTGCTTCCTTTACCATTATGTAAATAACCCCAACCATTAATGTAACACAAATGCTTTTACTTCCTAATAACACTTAAATTAGGTTGGGATTGAAAAAGATGAAATAGTTTCTTCTCTGGGATGTTGGCAGATTTATAACATATCCTGAAGACATTTCAAATAATTTGTTTCATTGAAGAGAAAAATTGTACTATTGCATTTTCAAGATTATCTTAATTCCACAATTTCATTTCATCGACGCGATTTTCTTCAAGACTCAAGAGAAGAAGATTATTTGAACACATTATACAAACAAACTCAATGGGGCACAATTTTCTTGGCAACGTGAATTGAAACTACCTGTTAGCCTAACACTTTTGGGTCAAGTTGGGATGCACAACTTTACCCTAAACTTAAAGGCAGAATGACGGGTTGTTCTAAAAAGCAACGAAAAGATGATCGTCGTCACTTTTGATCCActagaggagtgtgtgtgtctgcggagAATCCGCCCTCTGCCtctattttctctctttgtgcagTTTGGCACATTTCTGCGCTTCAAcctcttaaaaaacaaaaacaaaacaaacctgtAGCATCCAGGTGCTACAACGTCAACACGCTGTAGCAGTTGCGGAACACGCTGCCAAAACGGCGCTCTTAAGGCGACACCGAACGCCAACTGGAGCTCAAACGGAAAGCTAGTCTGGTGTCGGCTTTCCCTGCTGGCTTCGCGTGAAATGTTCTACAACTTGTTCTCCCCGTCGACTTAAAGAGCCTTGCCCTCTCTCACCGCCCACACGGTCTTCACATGGCTTATTTTAATCTCTGGTTTGACATTTAAAGAGCCAGGGTGCATTTTATCCCATTTTCATTGTTAGCATTGTGCTGCACTGGAACAAATCATGTAGCTAATGTGTTGTGTCTACCGCCTCAGAAACGTCTGTGCATCTCTAGCTAGGAAGTAGGAACGACTCATCTGCCAGACAACatcaaacgtgtgtgtgagtgacaatAAGTCAATTTTTAACAGGTTAGAAAAAACGTTCACACTCCCCACTGACAGTCCCtgttggtttttattttctatatcgTGCCAGATAACCTTAAATGACTCATGTTGTCAAATTTCCTCCCGTGGagcgtttaaaccaaaccgACAGATTTTGGCACGCCTGCGGCAAAGAAAACGCAATGGGACTCGTTGTGTGCGTTAGTGGTTTTTTGACAAAAGCTTCTGGAAGACTTATGATTTAACCAGCACGACCCGTTTCCAATTTGCCGCATTTTGAAAGCCATCTTTGCCCGATCATTTCCATTGTCTGAACCTTGATGTGATTTTGACTTGCACCGTTTGCTTTGCTGAAACCTTTCATCCCTCCCAAGACAATTTTATCTCCTCTCTTCACCCACTGATGTTTCAGGATTTCCGACGGCAATTTAAAGACGGCGATTAGTGAGCAAACCAAACGTTTTTTCCCCGCATTTGAGACGCACGAAGAAAGAAGAGTAAACCACTTTTGAATCGAGTCATGTCCCGCCGAAGAAGCCTCAGCCCGTCACCGGGCCGCTTTTCACGCTCCTGCAGCAGTAGTGATCCCAGAGATCTGGAGAGACGGATTTTTGTTGGGAATTTGCCAACCTCCGACATGGAAAAGAAGGATTTGGAAGAGCTGTTCAGCCCTTATGGGAAGATAACCGGTCAGTAAAACACAATGCAAGCAATAAATTGAATTCATGACATCGTTTGAATAATGCAGCATCAGGCGTCGTGTTTATTCATGAAATTGTTAAGCATGTGAAATGCAGAAGGATGTCCTTTATTAAAGTGGGTAGAACTCCAAAAATGTTCTTCAAAATGATCCTAAAACTGTACAACTTTAAATTTCCCTCTTCCAGGCGTGTCCATGTTTCGTGGGTTCGGATTTGTACAATTTGAACGTGTTGAGGAAGCGGAAGCTGCAAAGGCTGCCCAAAAGGGTCGAATATATAAAAGTTATAAAATAGGTAAGCCTTATCTGCAGTGGGTGTGATTGTCTGGCTGCAGAGGATGTACAGATGTTGCACACAGCgcaacaaaataatgaaatgaaaggtaatgttttgtgtgtatgtgtgtgaataccTTCAATGGCTGGGCATGGTGTTTTCAAGTGTTCATCGTGAAGATAAGTAGCAAACAAATTAATACGTTTTACTTTGACTTccacatttttttctgtaattaaAAGGTTGTAATTGAAAGCTAGAGATTGGAtgaatagttttttctttttaaactcatTTTATGTTGCATCCAGTCAACAAAATGCCCATATAGAAGTTTAGCGCCATTCTTTCCCACGGTGCTGGTTTTCATTGCTTCTCCGGGATCAGTAGCACCAATTTTTTGGGGCCGACTGTGGAAGCCGATCACGTGGTTTTATTTGTAGCCTTTTATTTATCGTTGCGTTTATTCAGGAGGAGATTATACCGTGAGATGAACTTTTTATTAATTCTTACGCAACATGGGCAGCATCTTTAGTCCATTTTATACAGCGCTCCTGCAATAAtgctgaaccccccccacccctctttaAAACGGCCTCTGAAAAGACCTAGTTGAGATTTTAGATGCACGTTCTGCGTCATCTGATCGGCTTCCACGTTGAGCTCGTTGGATCAAACGTCGGCAGATAAAGATCGCAGCACCCTTAGTTGAATTACTTGATCTCCAGCTCAACATGTATAAACGGAATttactcatttttttttttaccaacaatTTTCCTTTCTGTGAACATGTTACATTATCagcaaagaaagcaaaaaaataaagtttattaTTAAATTTTGGCAAAGCCTGAACTCTGAAATctttttactgtcatttttctaCAACGCGTCGCTCCGGTCCAGCGCTTTTCTTCTCAAAGCAAAATTTTCAAGTTCAAAATCCAATTTTCGTTTCGTTTGTGCATAAAACAAGTCATTTTGTTTCTCGCTCACCCTGAACTCAATTCGACCGATTCGGAAACTCGATTCGCCGCATTTTGGACTCTCGTCCAGCTCGGATTTCTGAATTTCATTTTTGGATGGTGGAAGTGTTGCCGCAGTCGATCCGCTCTGCGTGAAAAGAAACTGCTTAATTGTCACTGTTATGTTCAACGTTtggattgatttattttcagatgTAAATATGGCAGTGGAGCGACGGCAAGCTAAACCTCAATCCCAGCAGAGCCCTCCACGAAGGTAAAGTAACGCAAAATTGGTGTGCAGACCTACGATCACCTCCAAGGTGCCGGTAAACAAAAGCGAATCACGTTTTCCCCCGACTGTCATTTCCACCAGCGGTATGCGCTGAGTGGAAGAAAGGCTCGTGACTGCTCCTGGGACAATCATTTGCAGATATGTTGAAATAAAGAGAATAGTCATATTGTTGTAATTCAACGTGTCTTTGTCTCACGTGCTCGTGTTCTTTAGTCTGGTTTTGCACCACATTGCACCTTTTTGTGGAGGAAAACGGGTGTACGGGGCCGGTAATTTACACCCATAAGATCAGACCAGAGCAAACGATGAGTAGGTTTCTAATTATCAAAGCAAATGTTTGTGATGTGCACAACGCACGGAAAGGAAAATGTgggatttttttgttgcatttttctttCAACTTTAAACCTACTTCAGTAGGGAATGTTTTAATTATCCTATAAATGGGACAAACTGCTGTCCAACCCTAAAAGAAACAACGCAAACTTCCACCATTTCTACACCTGAAGGGTTCAAATGGCATCTAACAAATGCCTCTCGGGAATCACTTGTCGTTCTTTAGGATCTCCAGTTGAAAAGCTTTCCTTTTCTGGTCTGCTGGAAATAAAATACGAAAGACCTCAACTCTTCTATTGGAgctattttttttcaacatttcaaGAACATGTGCATTTAAATAACCAGAGATTTGCATCATGTGTCTCACTGAGGAAACGCAACTCATCCCCTCCAAGTGCCGGATGCGCAAAATACACCGCCTGGGATATGGTACTTGTGTGTATAAGAGCTGGATTCATGGTCGGGACCCTCAAACGGCCGACAAATCGACACGGTTGCGACCGCGGATCGCGGGACATTTTCAAAACCTCGTTGCCGACTCGTCTCTCGGGAACCGCCTCCCTTCACCTGAGCGAGTAAATGCGCTCCATCTTTCTCCACGTCCACTGAACGCGATCTTCAAAAATGTCCGCGAGCGTAGGCCTGTCCCGGAGCCCGTTTGGACCCCTTTTTTGTGGTTTATGCACAGCCCGAACTCTCATTGTGTCCCTTTTGCTAACAGCCCATCGTCTCCCCTCAGGGCCGCGTACGGCAGCTACGGGGACGGCAAGGAGCCCCGGCCCCGCTCCCGCTCGCCCGCGTATCCCCGCGAGTCTCGGGAGAGCCGCGACGGCCGCGACTCTCGGGAGAGCCGCGACGGGAGGGACTCCGCTCGAGAGCCGAGGCCGAGGGGGCACTCTCGGGACCACGACTACCGGTACCGGAGCTCGGAGGCCAGGGACAAAGACCCCCGGGATGCGGCGTACAGGTGAGTGCTCGAGGAGTCGGACGCTCGGCGTTgagttgagtgttttttttgttgttgttgttgttgtgtgaacTCGACATGTCTCCATGCAGCAAAGAAGACTACGACCGCTTCATGCGCAGTAGCAGTACTGCGGAGGACTACTACCGGAGGAAGGATGAAGCCTACAGGGACCCGTATAGGGACCCGTACAGAGACCCGTGGAACGGGCGCCGTGAGTCAGAgggtgtgtgcgcgcctgcGGCGGTTCTCCAGTAGACTGAAGGGGAGGGGCGCTGCGTGTCACAAGGCCTTTAGATTGGGGAATGTAGTTCTTCTCAGGTGGGTTGGATTTTCCTGaaccttttttcctcctcccccggTGCAGCCGCCGCGGGCCTGGCTTCAGGAGTAGACGATCGCGCTCGACCGGAAGAGCGCCGCCGCAACGAGCTGTACCGCCAGTACTACGAGGAGCTGCAGCGGCGCTACGACAGCGACCGGCCCGTCGACTGCTCGGTGATCGTCGTCAACAAGGCGCAGAAGTATGTCCGCTTTCCGCCTCCGCCTGGGGAACCAATCGGAGCCCAGGCGTCATCGCCACGGTCCCGCCTGTACATCGCGTGTCTTTATTTCATATcgctggtgtgtgtctgtgtgtgtgtgtctgccttttgTGTACTTCTGCTTCACAAACAACTGTAGGGAGTATGCCGAGACGGTCGGACGGAAGGTTCGTGATTTGGGCATGGTGGTGGATCTGATCTTCCTCAACACGGAGGTGTCGCTCACTCAGGCGCTGGAGGACGTGGGCCGAGCCCGCACCCCCTTCGCCATCATCATTACCCAGCAGCACCAGGTCCACCGGTCCTGCACGGTCAACATCTTGTTCGGCACGCCGCAAggtacttgttgttgttgttttggtcgGCGGGGGGGATTTTTCTTCCCTCCAGAAGCAAAGAGCAGCAGTGTTTGAGAGGAGtgcctttgtgttgttttttgcgCGTAGAGCATCGCAACATGCCGATGCAGGACGCCATGATGCTGGTTGCCCACAACTATGACACCTACAAGGTGGAAAACCGGGAGAAGGAACGCGAGGAGATCGCCCGAAAGGCGGCCAAGATGGCGGACGACGTGCTGCTCAGGGAGCCCGACCGGGAGAGCCACCCCGTATCTGTGCTCACCTCCATCACACTGCTGTCTGAAAACAGGTATCCGCTCCACAGTCCGCTTTCACGTGACATTTGAGTCACCTTCATTACATGTCGTACTCCATACTTGGAGTTTGTGAGCACGGGGTAAAAGTCTCCGCACTTCTTATAGcgtttgcttttgcttttgttttctcctttgtgGTTGCTGAGTAGATTTGTAACCCCAGACGAAATGGATGGTCTCATTGCCTACCTGAAGGACAAAAGGGCTCGACTGCTCCGAAGCGCCGCAGAGCCGCTCACGGGTGAGggggaaatgttttaaaatcaaattttAAAGGACTGTTTCTTGTCTTTTGGTCTGTTTATATAATCACATTGCATTGAAGGAGCAATTTAGTGTAATCATTCATCCTCACGCTGGTCCTGTAGAGCGTTTACGgtttaaagcaaaaaacaatcaaaagttCGGCGGTAATGGATATAATAGCGGGTGTAGTAAAATTCTTTGACACCATCTGACAACTGttgcaaaagattttcaacttgAGAACCCACATAATCTTTTTTTACTGGTGAATCCTCAATAATTCaaagaaagtatttttattgACACAATTatgtggttttcttttca
The Gasterosteus aculeatus chromosome 17, fGasAcu3.hap1.1, whole genome shotgun sequence DNA segment above includes these coding regions:
- the ncoa5 gene encoding nuclear receptor coactivator 5 isoform X3 is translated as MSRRRSLSPSPGRFSRSCSSSDPRDLERRIFVGNLPTSDMEKKDLEELFSPYGKITGVSMFRGFGFVQFERVEEAEAAKAAQKGRIYKSYKIDVNMAVERRQAKPQSQQSPPRRAAYGSYGDGKEPRPRSRSPAYPRESRESRDGRDSRESRDGRDSAREPRPRGHSRDHDYRYRSSEARDKDPRDAAYSKEDYDRFMRSSSTAEDYYRRKDEAYRDPYRDPYRDPWNGRRESEAAAGLASGVDDRARPEERRRNELYRQYYEELQRRYDSDRPVDCSVIVVNKAQNREYAETVGRKVRDLGMVVDLIFLNTEVSLTQALEDVGRARTPFAIIITQQHQVHRSCTVNILFGTPQEHRNMPMQDAMMLVAHNYDTYKVENREKEREEIARKAAKMADDVLLREPDRESHPVSVLTSITLLSENRFVTPDEMDGLIAYLKDKRARLLRSAAEPLTAGVHGAAPAAMHLDVAPSAAGLPPASHSALAPPQSSHLGLSAAPSAAANPSHQQELQAKILSLFNSGSGVAAGAGGPPSVSQPQAYGSLGPAPPQTQVPPRPAMMVPSAGGSQGYGAPAARMQVAPPGGQRLPVAASGINFDNPSVQKALDTLIQSGPSLNHLVSPAAAAAAQQPPAGMGQAPPMSMYPRHY
- the ncoa5 gene encoding nuclear receptor coactivator 5 isoform X2, with the translated sequence MSRRRSLSPSPGRFSRSCSSSDPRDLERRIFVGNLPTSDMEKKDLEELFSPYGKITGVSMFRGFGFVQFERVEEAEAAKAAQKGRIYKSYKIDVNMAVERRQAKPQSQQSPPRRAAYGSYGDGKEPRPRSRSPAYPRESRESRDGRDSRESRDGRDSAREPRPRGHSRDHDYRYRSSEARDKDPRDAAYSKEDYDRFMRSSSTAEDYYRRKDEAYRDPYRDPYRDPWNGRPAAGLASGVDDRARPEERRRNELYRQYYEELQRRYDSDRPVDCSVIVVNKAQNFTNNCREYAETVGRKVRDLGMVVDLIFLNTEVSLTQALEDVGRARTPFAIIITQQHQVHRSCTVNILFGTPQEHRNMPMQDAMMLVAHNYDTYKVENREKEREEIARKAAKMADDVLLREPDRESHPVSVLTSITLLSENRFVTPDEMDGLIAYLKDKRARLLRSAAEPLTAGVHGAAPAAMHLDVAPSAAGLPPASHSALAPPQSSHLGLSAAPSAAANPSHQQELQAKILSLFNSGSGVAAGAGGPPSVSQPQAYGSLGPAPPQTQVPPRPAMMVPSAGGSQGYGAPAARMQVAPPGGQRLPVAASGINFDNPSVQKALDTLIQSGPSLNHLVSPAAAAAAQQPPAGMGQAPPMSMYPRHY
- the ncoa5 gene encoding nuclear receptor coactivator 5 isoform X4, whose product is MSRRRSLSPSPGRFSRSCSSSDPRDLERRIFVGNLPTSDMEKKDLEELFSPYGKITGVSMFRGFGFVQFERVEEAEAAKAAQKGRIYKSYKIDVNMAVERRQAKPQSQQSPPRRAAYGSYGDGKEPRPRSRSPAYPRESRESRDGRDSRESRDGRDSAREPRPRGHSRDHDYRYRSSEARDKDPRDAAYSKEDYDRFMRSSSTAEDYYRRKDEAYRDPYRDPYRDPWNGRPAAGLASGVDDRARPEERRRNELYRQYYEELQRRYDSDRPVDCSVIVVNKAQKEYAETVGRKVRDLGMVVDLIFLNTEVSLTQALEDVGRARTPFAIIITQQHQVHRSCTVNILFGTPQEHRNMPMQDAMMLVAHNYDTYKVENREKEREEIARKAAKMADDVLLREPDRESHPVSVLTSITLLSENRFVTPDEMDGLIAYLKDKRARLLRSAAEPLTAGVHGAAPAAMHLDVAPSAAGLPPASHSALAPPQSSHLGLSAAPSAAANPSHQQELQAKILSLFNSGSGVAAGAGGPPSVSQPQAYGSLGPAPPQTQVPPRPAMMVPSAGGSQGYGAPAARMQVAPPGGQRLPVAASGINFDNPSVQKALDTLIQSGPSLNHLVSPAAAAAAQQPPAGMGQAPPMSMYPRHY
- the ncoa5 gene encoding nuclear receptor coactivator 5 isoform X1; the protein is MSRRRSLSPSPGRFSRSCSSSDPRDLERRIFVGNLPTSDMEKKDLEELFSPYGKITGVSMFRGFGFVQFERVEEAEAAKAAQKGRIYKSYKIDVNMAVERRQAKPQSQQSPPRRAAYGSYGDGKEPRPRSRSPAYPRESRESRDGRDSRESRDGRDSAREPRPRGHSRDHDYRYRSSEARDKDPRDAAYSKEDYDRFMRSSSTAEDYYRRKDEAYRDPYRDPYRDPWNGRRESEAAAGLASGVDDRARPEERRRNELYRQYYEELQRRYDSDRPVDCSVIVVNKAQNFTNNCREYAETVGRKVRDLGMVVDLIFLNTEVSLTQALEDVGRARTPFAIIITQQHQVHRSCTVNILFGTPQEHRNMPMQDAMMLVAHNYDTYKVENREKEREEIARKAAKMADDVLLREPDRESHPVSVLTSITLLSENRFVTPDEMDGLIAYLKDKRARLLRSAAEPLTAGVHGAAPAAMHLDVAPSAAGLPPASHSALAPPQSSHLGLSAAPSAAANPSHQQELQAKILSLFNSGSGVAAGAGGPPSVSQPQAYGSLGPAPPQTQVPPRPAMMVPSAGGSQGYGAPAARMQVAPPGGQRLPVAASGINFDNPSVQKALDTLIQSGPSLNHLVSPAAAAAAQQPPAGMGQAPPMSMYPRHY